CTTCTTCATCGATATCCCAGGGAGAGACCAGAGCACCACGGGTTAAAAAAGCATAACTCACGGCTTTCCCGATTCCCTGAGCACCGCCCGTGACAATGACAGTCTTCCCTTGCATGAGATTTGCCTCCCTTCTGAATTTATTTATATTATCATAGGGAAGAAGAAATATGGCCTGTTATTTCCTTTTTATACGACTCGATAGGGATAGCGAGATTCAGGTAGGGAAGAAGGGTCTGTACCGGTTTCGGTGTGGTTTTTATGTGTACGTGGGAAGGGCAAGAGTCAGGGTTGCGGTGCGCCTACGGCGGCATCTCCGTCACAAAAAGCGCAAACACTGGCACATTGATTTTTTGCTTGAAGAGGCTAAAGTAGAAGGAATTGCCCTCTTTGAGAGTAATGAAGAGTGTTCTCTCGCAGCCTTTCTTTTGCAGCCCCCGCGCACTCAGCACGGTATAACCGGCTTCGGTTCTTCCGACTGTGCTCGCC
The Atribacterota bacterium DNA segment above includes these coding regions:
- a CDS encoding DUF123 domain-containing protein is translated as MACYFLFIRLDRDSEIQVGKKGLYRFRCGFYVYVGRARVRVAVRLRRHLRHKKRKHWHIDFLLEEAKVEGIALFESNEECSLAAFLLQPPRTQHGITGFGSSDCAR